A window of Pseudomonas denitrificans (nom. rej.) genomic DNA:
CCCCAGCGGGTTATCCAGACGCACCAGTTCGCCGCGCGCAAGCTCCGCCTGCACGACGCGTTGCGACAGACAGCCGATGCCGAAACCGCTGCCCACCAGATGCTTGATCGCCTCGGCGTTACTCACCTCCAGAGGCGCGTTGACGCTGCCCAGGCGTGGCAATACCTGCTGCTCGAATGTCACGCGGGTACCGGAACCGGCTTCGCGCAGCACCCAGCGCGCCGCCGCCAGATCCTTCAGGCTGATGCGCTCGGCCAGCGCCAGGGGATGTTCCGGCGCCACTACCAGCAAGAGTTCATCGGCCATCCAGGGCGTGAGCTGGATCTGCGGATGCTGGATCGGCGCCTCGATGAAGGCCACGTCCAACCTGAACTCGGCCAGCGCCTCGATCACCCCGCCGCTGTTGGCGACCTGCAACTCCAGACGGCTTTCGGGCAGCTCGCCGAGAAAACCGGCCATTACCTGCGGCAGCAGGTAGCCACCAATGCTGCGGCTGGCACCGAGGCTCAGCTGTACCGGAGCCGATTCGAACAGGCTCTCCAGCTCCGCGCTCTGCGCCAGCAAAGCACTGGCCTTGGGGTAAAAGGCGCGGCCGTTGTCGTTCAGCGCCAGGCGCTTGCCGCTGCGGTCGAACAGGCGCGTACCGAGCGCGCGCTCCAGTTCCTGCAACGCCTGGCTGGCGGCGGACTGCGACAGCGCGATGCGCGCTGCCGCCTGGGTCACGTTGCCCAGCTCGGCGATGGCGGTGAAGGTCGCCAGTTGGCGAAGAGTAATGCGCGGGCCCATATCGATAAAACCGGTCAACCTAATAAGAACAATCCGTTTTTACACTAAGCAACGCGGCGGCACCATGGCTTCACCTTACACAAGGAGCCTGTAATGAACGCCCTTCGCCGCCTGCCCTACTACGTCCCTGGCGCCCTGCTCTGCCTGGGCATCGCCTTCGGCTCCCGCCAGCTCATGGAAATCCCCGCGCTGCAGCACCTGGGACTCGGCAGCCTGACCCTGGCGATTCTCATCGGCCTGCTGGCCGGCAACCTCGGCCTCGCCCGCTTCGGCAGCATCCGCCCCGGCATCGACCTGTCGCGCCAGCAACTGCTGCGCCTGGGCGTGGTGCTCTACGGCCTGCGCCTGACCTTCCAGGACATCGCTGCCCTCGGCCCAGCCGCGCTGATCATCGACGTGCTGATGGTCGCCAGCACCCTGACCGTCGCCTGGTGGATCGGCGAGCGCTGGCTCAAGCTGCCGCGTGAAAGCGCCCTGCTGATCGGCGCCGGCAGCGCCATCTGCGGCGCCGCAGCGGTGATGGCGAGCAGCCCGGTGCTCAAGGCGCGCGCCGAACACACGGCCGTCGCGGTGGCTACCGTTGTCCTGTTCGGCACCCTGGC
This region includes:
- a CDS encoding LysR family transcriptional regulator produces the protein MGPRITLRQLATFTAIAELGNVTQAAARIALSQSAASQALQELERALGTRLFDRSGKRLALNDNGRAFYPKASALLAQSAELESLFESAPVQLSLGASRSIGGYLLPQVMAGFLGELPESRLELQVANSGGVIEALAEFRLDVAFIEAPIQHPQIQLTPWMADELLLVVAPEHPLALAERISLKDLAAARWVLREAGSGTRVTFEQQVLPRLGSVNAPLEVSNAEAIKHLVGSGFGIGCLSQRVVQAELARGELVRLDNPLGPLRRTFFRALHIDKYPTAGLRRFLDYAQDWAARSDAV